A window of Salmo trutta chromosome 5, fSalTru1.1, whole genome shotgun sequence contains these coding sequences:
- the LOC115194831 gene encoding nidogen-2-like codes for MRQLVTPVTGPLKGEVEEVDHNSETPSESLGRVQKETITMAILTIILLVSTAFALGDAMIRPCEDARDAAKHGPPGAYVPTCDDNGQYTPEQCSGSTGYCWCVTSYGQKIHGTETPPGTAINC; via the exons ATgaggcaactagtcacacctgtgacaggtcctttaaaaggagaggtggaagaagTAGACCATAACTCAGAGACACCCAGTGAATCCCTTGGAAGAGTGCAGAAG GAGACGATCACCATGGCGATATTGACCATCATTCTGCTTGTCAGCACAGCTTTTGCTCTGGGAG ATGCTATGATACGACCCTGTGAGGATGCTAGAGATGCCGctaaacatggcccacctggagCCTACGTCCCCACGTGTGACGACAATGGACAATACACCCCTGAGCAATGTTCGGGCTCTACAG GTTACTGTTGGTGTGTGACCAGCTACGGACAGAAGATCCATGGTACGGAGACTCCACCAGGCACTGCTATCAACTGTTAG
- the LOC115194843 gene encoding equistatin: MVALTIILLVSTAFALGDTFAPIDGMIRHKTRCERARDAVINGPIGAFIPTCDDDGQYTPEQCWSSTGYCWCVTSTGKKIQGTETPPGTAINC; the protein is encoded by the exons ATGGTGGCATTGACCATCATTCTGCTTGTCAGCACAGCTTTTGCTCTGGGAGACACCTTTGCTCCCATAG ATGGTATGATACGACACAAGACTCGCTGTGAGCGTGCTAGAGATGCCGTGATAAATGGCCCAATTGGAGCCTTTATCCCGACTTGTGATGACGATGGACAATACACCCCTGAGCAATGTTGGAGCTCTACAG GTTACTGTTGGTGTGTGACCAGTACTGGAAAGAAGATCCAGGGTACGGAGACCCCACCAGGAACTGCTATCAACTGCTAG